One window of the Runella slithyformis DSM 19594 genome contains the following:
- a CDS encoding sensor histidine kinase — translation MLEHSRATTGERPLTDINQLAGEYLRLSYQGIKAKGNASSADYELIADENLPIVNVVPQEIGRVLRNLINNAFYAAIVVRTIRPYRKPKVCLSTQCATTSVEIRVTDNVEGIPAAIKDKIFQPFFTTKPTGEGTGPGLSWSYDQRPRRFD, via the coding sequence ATGCTTGAACACTCCCGAGCCACGACGGGAGAGCGCCCACTGACCGACATTAACCAACTTGCTGGTGAATACCTGCGATTGAGCTATCAAGGTATAAAGGCCAAAGGCAATGCGTCTTCTGCTGATTATGAGTTGATCGCTGATGAAAATCTGCCGATTGTTAACGTAGTCCCGCAGGAAATCGGGCGGGTATTGCGGAATTTGATTAATAATGCGTTCTACGCCGCAATTGTGGTACGGACGATCCGTCCGTACCGCAAACCCAAAGTCTGCCTAAGTACTCAATGCGCCACGACATCGGTTGAAATCAGAGTGACAGACAACGTCGAAGGCATCCCCGCTGCCATCAAAGACAAGATCTTCCAACCCTTCTTTACGACTAAACCCACGGGCGAAGGAACAGGACCGGGATTGAGTTGGAGTTATGACCAAAGGCCACGGAGGTTCGATTGA
- a CDS encoding NIPSNAP family protein, translating into MKRRKFMAASSLLGMGAVAPALAAQSVKKNDKEVYELRTYETKMGGMGRLEAYIQTALMPALNRMGASKVGVFKEMSKDDPAKLHVLIAYSKQEQYFTIHSQLKTDADYLKAADTYLQTPPDKATFDRMSSSLMVAFDGMPKLATPSKEPRIMELRTYESYNEDAARRKIKMFNDGEIAVFNKVKLNIVFFGEVLIGPRMPCLTYMLTFKNMEERNANWAQFSADPDWKQLSGAPEYANTVSRIARVFLEPTAYSQI; encoded by the coding sequence ATGAAAAGAAGAAAATTTATGGCGGCATCATCCCTGCTTGGGATGGGAGCGGTTGCGCCGGCATTGGCCGCTCAATCGGTTAAAAAGAACGACAAAGAAGTGTACGAGTTACGGACGTACGAGACAAAAATGGGCGGAATGGGCCGTTTGGAAGCCTATATCCAAACGGCGCTGATGCCTGCCCTCAACCGAATGGGAGCGAGTAAAGTAGGGGTGTTTAAGGAAATGAGCAAAGACGACCCGGCCAAGTTGCATGTGCTGATCGCATACTCCAAACAGGAGCAGTATTTCACGATACACAGTCAATTGAAAACCGACGCCGACTACCTCAAAGCCGCCGATACCTACCTGCAAACGCCCCCCGACAAAGCCACGTTCGACCGGATGAGCAGTTCACTGATGGTGGCGTTTGACGGGATGCCCAAACTGGCCACGCCCTCCAAAGAGCCCCGTATCATGGAACTCCGCACCTACGAAAGCTACAACGAAGACGCTGCCCGTCGTAAGATCAAAATGTTTAACGATGGAGAGATCGCTGTCTTTAACAAGGTAAAACTCAATATCGTTTTCTTTGGCGAAGTACTCATCGGGCCGCGTATGCCGTGTCTGACCTACATGCTGACCTTTAAAAACATGGAAGAGCGCAACGCCAACTGGGCACAGTTCAGCGCTGACCCCGACTGGAAGCAACTCTCAGGGGCCCCCGAATACGCCAATACCGTTTCCAGAATTGCGCGTGTTTTTCTGGAACCTACGGCCTATTCGCAGATATAA
- a CDS encoding outer membrane protein assembly factor BamB family protein, with protein sequence MKLNSLFKMTLAGATLLLSAWYSHSDDKNRYTGWSEFLGGPERTHYSSLTQITTENAKNLRVAWEYHSGDTTGQIQCNPIMVDGVLYGTTASVQVFALDAATGKELWKYKDSKDPQWFNTNRGVTYWEGGDDKRIFFSAGQWLYALEAKTGTPITSFGENGRMNLRNGLPDSAKDKFICSNTPGTIYKDLIIMPVRLSEGPDAAPGHVRAFNVRTGKLAWTFRTIPHPGEYGYETWGKNNYKNEDVGAANNWAGMAVDRERGILFVPTGSAGYDFYGGNRPGKNLFANCLLALDAATGKRLWHFQFVHHDVWDRDLPSAPTLVTINRDGKKIDAVAQITKSGFVFVFDRVTGKSLFPIKEIPVPTNGVPGEKPWPTQPVPLKPAPFSRQTLTMDEINPFAANRDELAATLRSIRHRNQFELPSKEGTLIFPGYDGGGEWGGPGYDPETGILYVNSNEMPWIMTIVDKPKMDKLAMLPTGERAYVQYCTACHGADRKGNPKSGYPSLININTRRDRAYIHTLVSNGKGMMPGFSYLKPAEKDALVAFLFGEEKKEAGSAAVEDKFASVPYKTTGYNKFLDKDGYPGINPPWGQLSAINLHTGEYLWKITLGEFKELTAKGIAPTGCENYGGPVITAGGVLFIAATKDGMFRAFNKKTGQLLFETKLPAAGFATPSTYQVNGKQYVVIACGGTKLGTPKGDSYVAFALP encoded by the coding sequence ATGAAATTGAATTCCTTGTTTAAAATGACGCTGGCGGGCGCAACACTCCTGCTGTCTGCGTGGTATTCGCATTCGGACGACAAAAACCGATACACCGGTTGGAGTGAATTTCTGGGCGGTCCGGAGCGTACGCACTATTCAAGCCTAACCCAAATCACGACCGAAAACGCGAAGAATTTGCGGGTGGCGTGGGAATACCATTCGGGTGATACGACCGGACAGATTCAGTGCAATCCCATCATGGTCGACGGCGTGCTTTACGGCACCACGGCCTCGGTGCAGGTCTTTGCGCTGGATGCCGCTACGGGAAAAGAACTTTGGAAATACAAAGACTCCAAAGACCCGCAATGGTTTAATACCAACCGGGGGGTAACCTACTGGGAAGGCGGCGACGACAAACGTATCTTTTTCAGCGCCGGACAGTGGCTCTACGCGCTGGAAGCCAAAACAGGAACACCCATCACGTCTTTTGGTGAAAACGGTCGGATGAACCTGCGTAACGGTCTGCCCGATTCGGCCAAAGATAAATTTATCTGCTCCAACACACCGGGCACCATTTACAAAGACCTGATCATTATGCCTGTGCGTTTATCCGAAGGTCCGGATGCCGCTCCGGGCCACGTTCGGGCGTTTAATGTACGCACCGGTAAACTGGCGTGGACCTTCCGGACCATTCCGCATCCGGGCGAGTATGGGTATGAAACCTGGGGCAAGAACAACTATAAAAACGAAGACGTAGGCGCGGCCAACAACTGGGCGGGGATGGCCGTAGATCGCGAGCGCGGCATTCTCTTCGTGCCGACGGGTTCGGCGGGCTATGACTTTTACGGCGGCAATCGTCCCGGGAAAAACCTCTTTGCCAATTGTCTGCTGGCGCTGGATGCCGCTACCGGCAAGCGCCTATGGCATTTTCAGTTTGTCCACCACGATGTATGGGACCGTGACCTGCCCTCGGCTCCTACCTTGGTGACCATCAACCGCGACGGCAAAAAAATCGACGCCGTGGCGCAGATCACCAAATCGGGCTTTGTGTTTGTGTTTGACCGGGTAACGGGCAAATCGCTCTTTCCCATCAAAGAGATTCCCGTACCAACCAACGGTGTGCCCGGCGAAAAGCCCTGGCCCACGCAACCTGTTCCGCTGAAACCGGCGCCTTTTTCGCGGCAAACGCTGACCATGGATGAGATCAACCCCTTCGCGGCCAACCGCGACGAACTGGCGGCCACGCTGCGCAGTATCCGCCACCGGAATCAGTTTGAGCTGCCGAGCAAAGAGGGTACGCTGATCTTTCCGGGCTACGACGGCGGCGGTGAGTGGGGCGGCCCGGGCTACGACCCCGAAACGGGTATTTTGTACGTCAATTCCAACGAAATGCCTTGGATCATGACGATCGTGGACAAGCCAAAAATGGATAAGCTGGCGATGCTGCCCACGGGCGAACGCGCCTATGTGCAATACTGCACCGCCTGCCACGGAGCCGACCGCAAGGGGAATCCCAAGAGCGGGTATCCTTCGCTTATCAACATCAATACCCGCCGCGACCGCGCGTACATTCATACGCTGGTCAGCAATGGCAAGGGCATGATGCCGGGCTTTTCGTACCTGAAACCTGCCGAAAAAGACGCGTTGGTCGCCTTCCTGTTTGGCGAAGAGAAAAAAGAAGCCGGCAGCGCGGCGGTGGAAGATAAGTTTGCCAGTGTTCCCTACAAGACCACCGGTTACAATAAATTTTTGGACAAAGACGGCTATCCGGGCATCAATCCGCCGTGGGGGCAGTTGAGTGCCATCAATCTCCATACAGGCGAATACCTCTGGAAAATTACGTTGGGAGAGTTCAAAGAGTTGACCGCCAAAGGCATTGCCCCAACGGGCTGCGAAAATTACGGCGGGCCGGTCATTACGGCGGGAGGCGTATTGTTCATTGCGGCTACCAAAGACGGAATGTTTCGGGCGTTCAACAAAAAAACGGGTCAATTGCTGTTTGAAACCAAACTCCCGGCGGCGGGTTTTGCCACGCCGAGTACTTATCAGGTCAACGGCAAACAGTACGTGGTCATCGCCTGCGGCGGTACCAAGCTGGGCACGCCCAAAGGCGACAGTTACGTAGCGTTTGCGTTGCCGTAA
- a CDS encoding tetratricopeptide repeat protein — MILTLLESVSAKGIDSTNTRVSVPVKVPALVVSIPKTKPVAPPGPPAAFSEKRFKQLNNAGIQQAYQLKLQTAQSFFLQAQDHSSTNDTLLYNLSLVTGLLKNYDDALEIMAQTGVGGRYLHNKGVWEAQKGELSKSMATWESAQPTDTLLFNMALANYRQNDLQGAQGRTKRVGLTKIAEFYELSANILFRLGEYKQAEKLYEKAEKFALQTGHHAVGARLLIQRGNTHLALHEYERAEELYREYLKLKDPSYRFAAHLGLGHTLYRQRKYQLAVLEYNAACRHNDYSAEAWLSLGNAYIGTNGQRQAQKAFKRALDLDSTQKSAWLGLGMVYYRLQNFGEAVGCFDQAGDILNAGNRNHADLFAARAFCRLYTAQSKPAKEDVQTAVGLSGHGLLPCLAMSEYLRMEGLFLSSLKWLEKAIKANEGANVRMLVNRGNIYLKCREYAAALDDFTEAHRMDPGNVNAGNGLAVSLLNKDEIDRAKTLYDSLLRQQKLAMLYNNRGIVQSYLSLRERHQHNYKEESRFSALSMQDFDKALQVDSTKKPYYVNIGNVYKNRNEETLAIESYQRYLSLHAINNMGVLFAKESHRDSSWHYLDIAISYDSANVIYLYNRAKLHRDHFKNVFAQRADLKQAFKLMPTNDISLKYSRDGYVTIFLFDYDFETYHFPGDPLFDVHPQPIDHFTFLPSMDFVPMAGGGDIFKKGEGGYKITRNQMRFRPASRKSRGKTSCPKM, encoded by the coding sequence TTGATTCTAACCCTGTTGGAGTCAGTATCGGCCAAGGGAATTGACTCAACCAACACTCGGGTGTCGGTCCCCGTAAAGGTGCCTGCATTGGTCGTATCTATCCCTAAAACCAAACCTGTTGCTCCCCCCGGTCCCCCTGCGGCGTTTTCGGAAAAACGATTTAAACAACTCAACAACGCGGGCATCCAACAGGCGTACCAACTCAAACTGCAGACGGCACAATCCTTCTTTCTGCAAGCTCAGGATCATTCTTCCACCAACGATACTTTACTGTATAATCTTTCGCTGGTAACGGGTTTACTGAAAAACTACGATGATGCCCTGGAAATCATGGCTCAAACGGGTGTGGGGGGACGTTATCTTCATAATAAAGGAGTGTGGGAAGCCCAAAAAGGAGAGCTGAGCAAAAGTATGGCTACATGGGAATCGGCTCAACCCACCGATACGCTGCTCTTCAATATGGCGTTGGCCAACTACCGTCAGAACGATCTGCAAGGTGCACAGGGCCGAACAAAACGCGTAGGACTTACCAAAATCGCCGAATTTTATGAATTATCGGCCAATATCCTTTTTCGATTGGGAGAGTATAAACAGGCAGAAAAACTGTACGAAAAAGCGGAAAAATTTGCCCTCCAAACGGGACACCATGCGGTAGGGGCACGGTTGTTGATCCAACGGGGAAATACCCACCTTGCCCTTCACGAATACGAACGGGCCGAGGAGTTGTACCGCGAATATCTGAAACTGAAAGACCCTTCTTATCGCTTTGCTGCCCATTTAGGGCTTGGGCATACACTCTACCGACAACGAAAATACCAACTCGCCGTACTCGAATACAACGCCGCCTGCCGCCACAATGACTATTCAGCGGAAGCCTGGCTAAGCCTGGGAAATGCATACATAGGCACCAATGGTCAGCGACAGGCGCAGAAGGCTTTTAAACGTGCACTTGATCTGGACTCCACGCAAAAAAGCGCATGGCTGGGCCTCGGGATGGTCTATTATCGTTTACAAAATTTCGGAGAAGCCGTTGGCTGTTTTGACCAAGCCGGCGACATCCTGAATGCCGGGAATCGCAATCACGCTGATTTGTTTGCCGCCCGCGCTTTTTGCCGCCTCTACACGGCCCAATCCAAACCGGCCAAAGAAGATGTCCAAACCGCCGTTGGTTTATCGGGCCACGGGCTCCTGCCCTGTTTGGCCATGAGTGAATACCTGCGCATGGAAGGACTTTTTCTTTCTTCCCTCAAATGGCTCGAAAAAGCCATCAAGGCCAATGAAGGAGCCAACGTCCGGATGCTCGTGAACCGAGGGAATATTTATCTCAAATGCCGCGAATATGCCGCTGCCCTGGACGATTTTACGGAGGCGCATCGCATGGATCCGGGAAACGTCAACGCCGGCAACGGCCTGGCAGTTTCCCTCCTCAACAAAGACGAGATAGACCGTGCCAAAACCCTGTATGACAGCCTGCTGCGACAACAAAAACTCGCCATGCTGTACAATAACCGTGGCATTGTACAATCTTATCTGTCGCTCCGAGAGCGCCATCAGCACAACTACAAAGAGGAATCCCGCTTTTCAGCCCTGTCGATGCAGGACTTTGACAAAGCACTGCAAGTTGATTCTACCAAGAAACCCTACTACGTCAATATCGGCAATGTGTACAAAAATAGGAATGAAGAAACGCTCGCCATTGAAAGCTATCAGCGCTACCTGAGCCTCCACGCCATCAATAACATGGGAGTACTGTTTGCCAAAGAATCCCACCGGGATTCTTCATGGCACTACCTCGACATTGCCATCAGCTACGATAGTGCTAACGTCATTTATCTGTACAATCGGGCCAAACTGCATCGTGACCACTTCAAAAATGTGTTTGCACAACGAGCCGATTTAAAACAGGCGTTTAAGCTCATGCCTACCAACGACATCAGTCTCAAGTACAGTCGCGATGGCTATGTGACGATTTTTCTGTTCGACTACGATTTTGAAACCTATCATTTTCCCGGCGACCCGCTTTTTGACGTCCACCCCCAACCCATAGATCACTTTACCTTTTTACCTTCCATGGATTTTGTTCCGATGGCGGGCGGAGGGGATATTTTCAAAAAAGGTGAAGGAGGGTATAAAATTACGAGAAATCAGATGCGCTTCCGGCCCGCTTCGCGCAAAAGTCGAGGCAAGACAAGCTGCCCGAAGATGTAA
- a CDS encoding aldehyde dehydrogenase family protein, which yields MSAAEPTFTLELQRIFDAQRKNAATVALTTAAERSEKLKVLLDYLMAHLTDIEKAMYDDFRKPSVEVQLGEVYTITSEIKFARKNLKHWLKPQRVPTPLGMIGTANYIRHEPKGNVLIISPWNYPLALAVKPLISAIAAGNVVMIKPSELTPHTSRFIKKMVSDLFAEEEVAVVEGDAEAATELLKLPFNHIFFTGAPTIGKIVMRAAAEHLASVTLELGGKSPNIIDETADIKKVAEMTAWSKGLNNGQTCIAADYVLIHASKKEAFIEAYRKALQEMYGDGAEHSDSYARIVNSRHFNRLKDYLDDAVAKGASIVVGGKTLAEQNYVEPTLLTNINNDMKIMQEEIFGPLLPILTYRTKEEVIAYINGREKPLALYIHSRSTENIEYFLKNTTAGDTVINDLMLQFGNAELPFGGVNNSGIGKSNGYFGFQEFSNLRGVSQRQFGTMKFLYPPYTPNVRKIMDLFVKYF from the coding sequence ATGTCAGCTGCTGAACCAACCTTCACCCTTGAGCTGCAACGCATCTTTGACGCCCAACGTAAAAATGCGGCAACGGTTGCCCTGACCACCGCCGCCGAACGCTCCGAAAAACTAAAAGTACTGTTGGATTACCTGATGGCGCACCTGACCGACATCGAAAAGGCAATGTACGATGATTTTCGAAAGCCTTCCGTTGAGGTACAGCTCGGAGAAGTGTACACCATTACGTCGGAGATCAAATTTGCGCGTAAAAACCTGAAACATTGGCTGAAGCCCCAACGCGTTCCTACCCCGTTGGGGATGATCGGCACCGCCAACTATATCAGGCACGAACCCAAAGGGAATGTGCTGATCATTTCACCATGGAATTATCCGCTGGCGTTGGCCGTCAAACCCCTTATATCGGCCATTGCCGCAGGCAATGTGGTGATGATAAAACCGTCCGAGCTTACGCCGCATACCTCGCGCTTTATCAAAAAAATGGTCAGCGATCTGTTTGCGGAAGAAGAAGTGGCGGTGGTGGAGGGAGATGCCGAAGCCGCCACCGAATTGTTGAAACTGCCTTTCAATCATATTTTCTTTACGGGTGCCCCGACCATCGGTAAGATCGTCATGCGGGCCGCTGCCGAGCATTTGGCTTCGGTCACGCTGGAGCTGGGCGGTAAATCGCCCAATATTATTGACGAAACAGCCGACATCAAAAAAGTGGCCGAAATGACAGCCTGGAGCAAAGGGCTTAACAATGGTCAGACCTGCATCGCGGCCGACTATGTACTGATCCACGCGTCCAAAAAAGAGGCATTCATTGAGGCGTATCGAAAGGCGCTTCAGGAGATGTACGGCGACGGGGCCGAACACTCCGACAGCTACGCACGCATCGTCAACAGCCGTCATTTTAATCGGTTGAAAGACTACCTGGACGATGCCGTGGCCAAAGGGGCGTCGATTGTGGTAGGCGGAAAAACACTGGCGGAGCAAAACTATGTTGAGCCTACTCTGCTGACCAATATCAACAACGACATGAAGATCATGCAGGAGGAAATCTTCGGGCCGCTGCTGCCTATACTGACCTACCGGACCAAAGAAGAAGTGATCGCATACATAAACGGCAGGGAAAAACCGCTGGCGCTTTATATTCACAGCCGAAGCACGGAAAACATTGAGTATTTTCTTAAGAATACTACTGCGGGAGATACGGTCATCAATGACCTGATGCTGCAATTCGGCAATGCGGAATTGCCATTTGGCGGAGTGAACAACAGCGGCATCGGGAAGTCGAACGGCTATTTTGGTTTTCAGGAATTCAGCAATCTGCGCGGCGTGTCCCAACGTCAATTCGGCACGATGAAGTTTCTGTACCCACCTTACACGCCCAACGTTCGGAAGATTATGGATCTGTTTGTGAAGTATTTTTAG
- a CDS encoding helix-turn-helix transcriptional regulator translates to MSIVSDNMKYLRKLHGMTQDQFARRLGIKRASVGAYEEQRANPNIDVLKLMSKLFNVSVDDLLKKDLRKIRETPNLLPIDKPAVTPLVAEPAATGGPQTLSSIFEQYYTPPAAAPRSQPAPTPPAAPAAPVIEAPKPPAPVAVPPVVVAYQAPTFNNKYDNSNGATMVQMPSAEYEKTSPQMIPYVRQSQWKEYIEKHNNNDYIKRLPVFQWPLLPNGAYRAFEAGDDFAYPHAFLIGQFIGNWYDIADGRTYLLVARNLGVVCRRVYNQVKIKGTLLLSSDKNTIPTFEVPLKDVLEVWEIKAFFSTVLPEPTVSLDHLRHLVNQMQEELNQIKK, encoded by the coding sequence ATGAGTATTGTCAGTGATAATATGAAATACCTGCGCAAACTGCACGGAATGACGCAGGATCAGTTTGCCCGTCGTTTGGGTATTAAGCGTGCTTCGGTGGGAGCGTATGAAGAGCAGCGGGCCAATCCCAACATCGACGTATTGAAGTTAATGTCCAAACTTTTCAACGTTTCGGTCGACGATCTGCTCAAAAAAGACCTTCGTAAGATTCGCGAAACCCCCAATTTATTACCCATTGATAAACCGGCCGTTACCCCGCTCGTTGCCGAGCCTGCCGCTACGGGTGGACCGCAGACATTATCCAGTATTTTTGAACAATACTATACGCCGCCTGCCGCTGCTCCCCGCTCACAGCCTGCACCGACACCCCCTGCGGCACCGGCTGCCCCCGTGATCGAAGCACCCAAGCCCCCCGCTCCGGTCGCAGTCCCGCCTGTGGTTGTTGCGTATCAGGCACCGACGTTCAATAATAAATATGACAACAGTAACGGCGCTACGATGGTACAGATGCCGTCCGCTGAATACGAGAAGACATCACCGCAGATGATTCCCTACGTGCGCCAAAGCCAATGGAAAGAGTACATCGAAAAGCACAACAACAACGATTATATCAAACGATTACCCGTTTTTCAATGGCCGCTTTTGCCCAACGGTGCGTACCGTGCTTTTGAAGCAGGGGATGATTTTGCCTATCCCCATGCGTTTTTGATTGGCCAATTTATCGGCAATTGGTACGACATTGCCGATGGCAGGACCTACCTGCTGGTGGCTCGAAATCTGGGCGTAGTGTGCCGAAGGGTCTATAACCAGGTCAAGATCAAAGGAACGCTTCTGCTCAGTTCTGATAAGAATACCATTCCAACCTTTGAAGTTCCCCTGAAAGATGTGCTGGAAGTCTGGGAAATTAAAGCATTTTTCAGCACGGTTTTGCCCGAGCCTACCGTATCTTTGGACCATCTCAGGCATCTGGTCAATCAAATGCAGGAAGAATTAAATCAAATTAAAAAGTAA
- a CDS encoding SDR family oxidoreductase: MSKVILITGATTGIGRATAEYLTQSGHRVYGTGRKPFTEVVPFQTLQLDVNDEASVQAAVSQLLQREGRLDVLINNAGLGIIGALEETPDEMIEQVFHTNVYGLLRMCRATLPAMRLQGEGLIINVASIAGRMGLPFRGIYSASKAAVEILTETLNIELKPFGIRACSILPGDVRTNINAARLVAMPPVSSPYRSWVETMNAIVNEEVSKAEDPIYIARIIEAAINSSSPKIHYIAGPFLQRFSLWLKRFLPSRFFEYLLRGNYGLK; encoded by the coding sequence ATGTCCAAAGTTATTTTAATTACGGGTGCTACTACCGGAATCGGCCGCGCAACGGCTGAGTACTTAACCCAATCAGGGCATCGGGTCTACGGCACCGGACGAAAGCCTTTTACCGAGGTCGTTCCGTTTCAGACTCTTCAGCTGGACGTCAATGATGAAGCCTCCGTTCAGGCAGCTGTCAGTCAACTCCTTCAACGGGAAGGCCGCCTCGACGTACTTATCAATAATGCCGGACTGGGCATCATCGGGGCGCTGGAAGAAACCCCCGATGAAATGATCGAACAGGTCTTCCACACCAACGTATACGGTCTTCTTCGTATGTGCCGGGCCACTTTGCCCGCCATGCGGCTTCAGGGTGAGGGACTGATCATCAACGTGGCCTCCATCGCGGGCCGTATGGGCTTACCCTTTCGCGGGATCTACAGCGCCAGCAAAGCAGCCGTGGAAATCCTGACCGAAACGCTCAATATCGAACTTAAACCTTTCGGCATTCGGGCGTGCAGCATCTTACCGGGCGATGTCCGGACCAATATCAATGCCGCCCGGCTCGTGGCTATGCCGCCGGTCTCATCGCCGTATCGGTCGTGGGTCGAAACCATGAACGCCATCGTCAACGAGGAGGTAAGTAAGGCCGAGGACCCCATCTATATCGCCAGGATCATTGAAGCGGCTATCAACAGCTCTTCCCCCAAAATTCATTACATTGCCGGGCCGTTTTTACAGCGTTTTTCCCTTTGGCTCAAACGTTTTCTGCCGAGCCGCTTCTTTGAATACCTATTGCGGGGAAATTATGGACTGAAATAA
- a CDS encoding S1 family peptidase, which translates to MVLPNCFNSNCFSKDFRTFDIYGFFPVQELLLFSEKLWNFRKNLTNPFRMFVEAIERVSEFTRPIHIITRLYHQSDILPGAATMFFVNESGYAVTCRHVAEIIVNASAIQQNYTQFAAELRKYQRDPQVRLHQKQLEQKYGMALGTIITQKMDFINCFDSLTHIDVTYHQKYDLALLRFRTDGKSYYGRPAEFLPDTHTVKPGKTLCRLGYPFSEFNNFRYNADLDDIEWTGAIPHVTPAFPIDGIVTRFIGDETGQAYAIEMSTPGLVGQSGGPLFDSEGVVYGMQQSTRHLHLGFDMINRDVWIGTQRAKVSNHPFLHVGVCISGTVIKEFLRQHRVKFYQRS; encoded by the coding sequence ATGGTACTTCCCAATTGCTTCAACAGCAACTGCTTCAGCAAAGACTTTCGGACTTTCGATATTTACGGTTTCTTTCCGGTACAGGAATTGCTGTTATTCTCCGAAAAGTTGTGGAACTTTCGCAAAAATCTAACCAACCCTTTCAGAATGTTTGTCGAAGCCATTGAGCGCGTCAGCGAGTTTACCAGACCTATTCACATTATTACCCGGTTATACCACCAATCCGACATCCTGCCCGGGGCCGCGACTATGTTTTTTGTCAACGAATCCGGCTATGCCGTTACGTGCCGGCACGTGGCCGAGATCATTGTCAATGCCTCTGCCATCCAGCAAAATTATACGCAGTTTGCGGCCGAGCTGCGCAAATACCAACGCGACCCGCAGGTTCGTTTGCATCAAAAGCAACTCGAACAAAAATACGGGATGGCGCTCGGAACCATTATTACCCAAAAAATGGATTTTATTAATTGTTTCGACAGCCTCACGCACATTGATGTGACCTATCACCAAAAATACGATTTGGCCCTGTTGCGTTTTCGAACCGACGGAAAATCCTACTATGGTCGGCCGGCAGAATTTTTGCCGGACACGCACACGGTCAAGCCCGGCAAAACCCTGTGCCGCTTAGGGTACCCTTTTTCGGAGTTCAACAATTTTCGGTACAATGCCGACCTGGATGACATTGAATGGACCGGTGCCATTCCGCATGTGACCCCCGCGTTTCCCATCGACGGCATCGTGACCCGTTTTATCGGCGATGAGACCGGGCAGGCCTACGCCATTGAGATGAGCACTCCGGGCTTGGTGGGGCAAAGCGGCGGTCCGTTGTTTGATTCCGAGGGAGTGGTGTACGGAATGCAGCAGTCAACGCGGCATCTTCACCTGGGTTTTGACATGATCAACCGCGACGTATGGATCGGCACTCAACGTGCAAAGGTATCCAACCACCCTTTTTTGCACGTGGGAGTGTGCATCAGCGGTACCGTCATTAAAGAGTTCCTGCGCCAACACAGAGTGAAGTTCTATCAGCGGAGCTGA